From the genome of Stanieria cyanosphaera PCC 7437:
CCCGTAGCTATTAGGAAAATAAATAAAGGATCGTCACCCTTGATGTCAGTTTCCATCGCCGTTCGCAGCACGATTTCTCTCTCGCGATCGCTCAAATCTTTAAGAGCAGTCGCCATAAAGGCCCGATTTTTAGCTTCGGTACTCCTAGCAGTAGGATAATCCGAGCCATAAAAGGTTTTACTCTCAGAATTATTAACAGTTATTTCATTAGAGAGCAAATCTTCTGTGCCTTCTTCAGCCAATTCAGCTAGGGTTTCAATTTCTCTAGGTGTTAATTCTCGATTCATTTCTTATTCGCCGTTGCTGGAGTAGGGGAAGTAGTAAACTTGCCCGTGCCTTCGATAGCTGCCATCGTGTCGCTGAGGAATGTTTTAACCCTCTGTCTTGCTAGTAGGGGTAACTGAGCCATCACTTGAGCAAAGGGCTGTTTTTTACGGTCGATAAAATCAATATCGGTACGACGTAACCCGGGAAAATCGATTTCGAGGAATTGATATTTGGATTTTAATTCCAAAAAGCGATCGCTATTGGTAATGTCCGACCAATCTAGTTTTAAACCTTGATTGCGGACTAAAATATGGGGCAGCTTTCCTTTATATGTCTGCAAAGAATCTTCCAGTAAATCTAGAGAAATATCACTCCCATTAGAAAGGAAGAACTTACAAAAGCTGACTCCACTTTCTTTGATAAAATCCTCATCTAATAAGTTATTGCCCTCAATCCAAAACTTAACTTGTTGGTGAACTTTACCTGGAAGATTGACAATTACATCTTCTTTCATTGCCAGATCGATAATTTTGTCAACCTCTCCTGCGGTTTGGGAATACATCACCGTAGCCTCATCAGAAGCGACAAACTGAATATCTTTGATGCCGTTATAGATTTGAGCCACATCTGGTTTGGGATCGGTATCGATTAACTTATAAGCAATCTTTTTTTGTTCTAAAAAGTGAAGTAAACAGCGACAAAAAAGACTCTTGCCTACTCCTCCTTTTTCACCATCTATTAAATATATAGTTGCCATAATTTTGAACTAATTAATATTAATTGAAATTAATTGAATTAAAGTTTAATTTTGAAGAGCCTGTCGGCTTGATGTGTGTGAAAAATTGATAAATCAAAGGAGATTTAATTCATGGCTAGACACACATCTCAATCTTTAATGCAGAAAATTTTTGCCGATGCTGACGAACGCAGAGCTAAAGCTATTTACTATGTAGCTAAAGAAGTATCCGGTCGCGCTTTATCTAGAGTTCATAAGGAAAAAGGTAACAAATTCAACTGGGATGCTTTTAGTAAAAGATTCGAGCAAAGCTACGGTAAATATTCTGCCGATGAGTTACTGGCTGAAATCCTAGAGAATGTCTATTGGCTCACTAGCGAAGCTGAAGTTATGGAGCTTTATTTTCGCTATATGAGAGATATTGATAAAGCTAGTGGCAAACAACAAGAATCAGAAAGTGATGATTTAGATTTTAGCTAAATATCAATAGCTAATTATACGATTTATTACATTTATCTAAAGACCTTAATCGGTCTTTTTTTTACTATTGAATTTCAGCTAATAACCCACCACAAACAGCAACTACTACTGCTTGAGTGCGATTTTTTAAACCTAACTTTTTAACAATACCACAGATATAGTTGCGTACTGTATGAGAACTAATACACATTGTTTGACCAATTTCCTGATAATCTTTACCAGTTATTAAATGCTTCAATGCTGTTAATTCTTTTGGCGCAAGAGAATCCAATCCCAAAGATGAAACTGGCATTAACAGATTATTTGATAATAGATGGCTTGTTAAGGGGTGAACGTAAATACTCCCTTCAAATGTACTAGCTATGGCTAAAAGTAATTTGGAAATATCTCCATCTTCAAAGTAGTAACTTGCTGAAATTGAATAGACTTTGAGAATAGTTTCGCGGTCTATCTTTTGTCCACAAACGATTAATTGAGCTTTAGGTGACTGTTCGATGAGTTGTTCGTAGAGCTTGAAATTACTACTGACTAAAATTTCTAAATCTAAAATAATTATATCTGGCTGATATCTTTGTGCCAGCCTCAATCCCTTAAATGAATCGGCACAATCATAAATAGTTAGAGATTCTTGCTTTGCTAATATTTTACAAAGACCTAATCTTTGAAAAGGATCTTTTTTAATTAGCAAAACTGTGGCTGATGGTAGTTTAAATTCATAAGCGATCGCGCTTTGGGTTTTAGTCTCATTCATAATTAACAATTACCGACTATTAATTACTCAATTGTTTTTAGTTAGCAAAACCAATTTTATTTGTTAATAAATGTTATTATTAACTCGATTAATACCAATCATAAAACGTAAATTTATTGCCGTCTATTCCCAAAATATATAGTACAAAATGATGATATAAATTAGTCGAGCGCGATTTCAGTTCAGGACAAAGTTAAAATTGTTTCCCCTGAAAAAATTAATCTCCTAGCAGATAAGCTCAAACAAAGAAAAGCTCGACGACAAACTCATAGGTAATCTCTTCACGAAGTTAGGTAATTAATCTTGTTGATAACTCAACCAAAAATTTAGTTGAGCTTTATGTTGATAGGACTCTAACGAGTCAAAAAGGGGTGAATGTTCACTCATCCTTAAAAATTATGCGACCGGGACAAGTACTTAAAACTATTAAAACTAGCCCCCAAGATTGGAAAATTCAATTCCAAAATAGTGCGGGAATCGTGTTTGCCTATCACGACTATCGATTTGCCCGATTATCCAACCGACTCGGCGGTAAGATAATGCTTAAAAACAAACCGCAAAAGATCGATATGGAATGGGAGGCAGACGACCCTGTAGCTTCTCAACTATATATGAGCTTGGTATCCAAAGCGATCCTAGAAAATTAAAGTAACTACCAAAATAGAGAACTATTTTCTCAGCAATAGAGAATAATTCTCTATTTTTTTTTCCGAATAGCAAGTGCAGTGAATATTTTTATGATGACACTGTTGATAGCTTAGTTAACACTCAACTTTTTTTCTATATTCAACTCAATTGAAGTTTCTGGCAAATTCAAATAAGTTGAAGTATATCGAGCAAAGTCCACAAATAAACCCCAAGCATCGGCAAATCTTAATGGTAGTTGCTGCTGTTTAAATCTATTGGAGCTAATTTTACTTAAATTCAACTCCAACTGAAGCTCTCGTTCTAATTCCTCTGTCGAACTAACCTCTACATTTTCTGAATATTTAACCGATAAGTAATCGTTTAACTCTTGTCGGAAAAACCCCGACGTACCGCCCGTATAAATTAACCTATCTAATTGCCTTTGAGTAGGAATAACTTCCTCTAACCAACCTTCCAGTAATTGCCAATATTCTATTTTTGAATTATTTATCGCAGTTTCAATCCTGGCTTTTTCAACTTCAGCCCTCTGTTTATCTCTCGACTTCACCAACTCTTCTACTACAATCTTGGTTATCAATCTCTCTTCACCCAATGCAGTTTTGTGGTTAATAATATTCTCCCTGCAAGTATAAATAGCAGATTGAATATCTTCTCTAGTTAACCCAGATGTTTTCTTAATAATGCGGTCGCTAAAATTGTAAAAGCCTAAACTAGTCGTTTCGCTACTGTCAAAACTGAGAATACCATTTTTAAACAGCAATAAACTGGTATTGCGATAACCAAACATTAATACGGCAAAAGTTTGAGCTTGAACTGATTCGAGGGAGCAAATTTTGAGCAGATGAGAGGCAATACCGTATCCTTCTGGTTGACATCGATATCTCTGCAAATCCACGCCCATGGTCTTTCCCTGAAACTTAAACTCTCTTATCGCTTCGGCTAATTCTTTTTCTAACTCACTATTATTACTAGATTCACCCAATGGTAGCAGTAGGGCTAAATCTAATTTTATTTGCTCGGATAAGTTTTCTTTTACTGCAATCACACCCACAACTGAGAGAATTTTAGGTACGATTGATTCGTATTTTAACGATTTGATACTGGTTGAGGCGCGGTACTCCCGTGCCAATCTCCCTACTAAATAACAAGAGTTCCCTTTTGTTTGTAACCAGGCATTATGTTCGGGCTTACCAAAGCCTGAAGTTTGTTGCAGATTCTCAACTACATTTACATCTAGTTTTAATAGTTGTGCATCCATAGTTAACTGCTTTGGCTGTCCATTTCTGCCAACTCGATATAGTACCTTAGTCAAACTCGTACCGTGGTCGCAGACTATAGTTAATTTTGAGGCTCGTTTATTCATGTTTTTTTTCTACTGATAATTAATGGTCGATCGGTCGATGTGCATTGATTAACTTCCCCAATCTCCGAGAAGTTGTTTATCGGCTTCGGTTTCTTGTTTGGTAGTAAATTCTTCCCACAACTCCCACTGTGCTTCAGTCCAAGAATCATCTTTTTCTGGCTGGAGTGCGATCAGTTTATCCTTAGCATCGGCAGCTGATGATGAACTATCGACAATCTCTTGTAGCTTTGAAATGAATTTTTCTAATTCATCTTCCTCATGTTTTATCGCAAACACTTTAGTCGTTTTTATGATAGAGCGATCTTCTTTTGGGGAACTACTATCATTAACCAACTCGGGAACTACAGAATAATTCTGAGCTACAGATATTGGATTAGATATAGATGTAGATGGCAATGCACAGTATTCCCTAATCGCTCTTCCCCAAGATTCGCATTCAATCGCACAAGCTAAAGCAGCAGCACGATGCTCTTCTTGGGATAAATCCAAAGTAAATGGTAAATAACGGGCAATTAAGGTACTTCTTGCCATTTCTAAATTATTCAAAGGCATTTTTTGCAGATAGTTAATTACTTCTCCTAACGGACTATTAGCAGAACACCTAAGTTCTAAACCTTCTCCTATTTTCAATCTTTTTTCTTTGGTCATCTCTTTATGAGTAAACCTCAAACTAAATAGAAATCAAAACTACTGCATTGAAGAAAATCTTTAACAGATAAATAGATCGATAATATGCTTTACAAAATCTACAAATTACTGTTAAAAAACAATTAAGACAAAACAACAACGTTCTTACGCCGAAATTTCGCTTTTCTTACGCACGAGTGAATTATCAACTAAGTTATCACGATAAATTTATCCTAACAATTCCCGATTTTGACCAGATAATTTGTCACTTTGTCATATATAAATAAGTACATATTAACGTCAAATATTACTTTTTATCGGCGTTATTACGCTATAGTAAATTGATATATTGCTATTATTAATTGCCAATTATTTTGTGATATTATTGTTAGCAAGCAGTGCCTTTGTCTGTACTTTTTATACTGAAGTATTGACCTTGATAAGACTACGGCACGGCTTGTTAGGGGCGTTCCCCTAAAACCCCCAACAAAATTTATTCGATACCTTTTTTTCTCTATTGTTATTTAAGTTTTATCCCGAAGTTCGATGACCAAAGCCAAACAAAATTATCGCTACAAAAAAGAATTTAAAGCAGCACGAATAGATCTTAGAGCTACACCTACAGAAAAAGCAGAACTACAACTTAAAGCTAAAGCTTCAGGTATGAGTCTGGGTAAATATTTAATTGCTACTGGTTTAAATCAGAAATCGACTCGGATAACTCCAGCAATCGACAAAGCTCTATATCTAGAACTCTGTCGTCAGGGTAACAATCTCGATCGCTTAGCTCGCCTACACAATACCCAGGCAGCTTCTGGTAATTACTCCAAATTACATCCCGACGACCGGGCGATGCTAGAAAAAATTTATAATTTACTGCGTCAAACCTTAAATCAATTACAGGGAAGAAAAGTCAATTGATTGGCAAAATAACTACTGGCAGCAACTTCGAGCGCCTGTTTAAATATCTGCTCAAAGATAATAAACAAGCTCGAATTCTTAGTGGCGATCGCCTGTTACTCGAACCCGATGCCAAAGAACTTGCCAGTCAATTTAGCTGGATTGCCAGCACCAGACCGACTACCAAAAAACCAGTCAAGCATATCTCCATTGGCTTTGCTCCTACCGACGGAAAGGTAGATGTTTCAACCAAGGTGGCAATATCCGAAGCAGTAGTTAATGGGTTGGGCTATACCAACAATCAATGGATAGCAATCGCCCACGGAAGAAACGACCCGGGACACGATTGGCAACACCACCACGACCACATCCATATTGTCATCAATGCGATCGATTTTAATGGCGAGAGAGTCTCCGATAGTTTTGACAAAACTCGTTTAGAAAAGATTCTTAGAACCTTAGAAGCAGAACATAATCTAAGCCCCGTTGTCTCCAGTCATGAATGCGACCGACACAGACCTAAAACCAACCAAATTAAACGCTATCAGAGAGAAAGCAGGGAATACCCAGATACAGCACCAGAAATACCTATGATGGCAAAGCTAGAAGCTGCAATCGATGTTGTCAGTCGAGATCGACCCACCATGACATCATTTATAGCTAGAATGCAGCAGTTGGGAATTGATGTGCGACCCTATATTACTGAGAAAGGGAGAGAGCGTATTAGCTATCGCTTGGGAGATTTTAAAGTCAGAGGTAGCAAACTACATAACGGTAGTTTTTCTAAGTTAATCTCAGAACGAGGCATCGATTTTGATGAGGTTAGAGATATTCCCGCAATTGAAGCTGCATATCACGGCAAATCGGTAGAAATAGATAATAAGCAATCTCTTTCCTGGGAACGGATTGACCTTGACTATTGGCTACCACAATCTCTCAAAGCGTTAGCTAACGCTCATTCAATTGAGAAAATTTGGGAAATACCAGACCCCAAACAGTGGAACAAGCTACAAAAGACACTACTCACTCGCTATGGCATTCCCGAACATATTTCTGCTGGTTTAAATGAGGCTAATTTACTAAGCGCTAATGCTAAAGGAGAACCTATTTGGCACAAACGCAGCTTATTGGATAGCAAGGATGCTCACTTTTGGTTTGAGATTAAAGATCGTGACGAGCGAGTTGAGACAATTGTTGTTACTAACTCTCCCGTAGAAGCTGTATCTGCTTATTTAGTCGATAGATTGGTGAATAAGGAAGATCGCCCTTGTTTGTATCTGAGTTTAGATCGCTCAGAGCATCTTATAAAGCTCGATTTAACTAAATTTGACACTGTAGTTGTTAATAGTAGGGATAAACAGTTAGTTTCAGATAGAGTTTCTAATTTAGTAATTCAAAAGAATGACAGTAGTTGGCAGCAAAGTTGGTTAGCTCATTGGAACAAGGTCGAAGCGATCTTAAAATTTGAAGCTAAAAACACCTTGATTGAGAAAAAACCCAATAAAACTATGGAATTAGAATTGTAGTAATTTTAACTTACCTGCTACATTTACAACATTAAAAATATCTAATCAGTGGAATACCAGAAAAAATCATATCAAGTTGATACAGGAGGATTACGAGGTGAGTTGCCTCTTACAGATTTTCAAAAACAACAGATTGAAGAATATATTTCATCCCTCTCCTTAGACAACTTAAAAGATTTAGAAATAATTAGATGGGTTGACGATCGCCAGTTAAATACTGCTTACAGTCCAGGTTTCGATCTGCTTCAAATTGGCAGTGATGTTATGCCAGCAAACCGATCTGATAGACAAGGTACATTGAGTGCTAATACTCGTATCACTTGGAAAGGCTCAATTGCTCATGAATTAGTAGGTCATAGGGAAGCTGCATTAGCCCAAAAGACACAATTACAACCAATTCTAGAAGAAGCTCAAGCTAGTATAAGAGCAGCGAGATTTGCCCCTCTTCTTACATCTACTGAGAGATATACTTTACTTAGAGATGCAATAGCTCGTTTACATAAAGCAGGTATTAAAGTTCGCCAAATTAAATATTTATTACATATCAACCACAGATAAAAGATAAAGAGAGAAACTATATGAAAATACTAGATTATTTTGAACATCCCAGATTTGGAGTTATTGTTAGCAGCACCGATAGTAAATTTGATAATTTTTCTGATGATGAAATCAAAAAAAGAATTGGAGATACTATTGTTTTGGTATCCAATTCTCATCAGAGAAAGTTAGTCAAAGTAAAAAATGTCGATATTGCTACCTCTTTGACTGGGAAAAAGAATATCAATATTTGTCTATCCGATTCAGTAACATTGTCCGACCTTCAACCCATATCTCAACTCCTTCTACTATCGGAAATTAATGTTGCTTGACGAATCAGCCGATTCCCTATCTTTCAAACAATCTACTGTCATACCTATATTCGTTTATCTTAATAATCCTTACTCTTGTAAAATCAGGATGAGCTGGATTCAAGATATAATTACGCCCTTCAGCGTTGGGAGTAATCGAAGATGGGACGCAGAAAGCAACCGTTTCTTGTTTTTGAATCCAATCATTTCCTATTTCTGCCAACTGGTTTGATGCAGGATAGGTAGCCCAATTATCTGGTAAGTCTGCCAAATCGATCGTTGTTATTGGCAGTTCGTCGGGTAACTCAATAGTAGCGGGCCGCACAGCGGATCTCTGCGAGATCGCTCTGTTTTTGGGTGTTAAATTTAGAGGAAAGTGAACTAACGTTTCCAAAGTAGCCAGTGCAGTTGAATCGGCAGTATATACTACTGGTGTTCCTTTATAATTCCAGCGTCCTCCTGCCCTTCTCGCTCCTTCCCCACTAAGGTCGTTAGCATACTTACTCTTAGCAATTCGATACAGCAGCATTTTAGGAGAATACTCCGTACTCAATTCTCGTCAGTTCGTCGAGAACTATTTCGACTCCACTTGAGGTATCCAAATATTCTATGGGGGCTATATTTCCTAAAGCTACTATGGGCTGTTTCAACCAC
Proteins encoded in this window:
- a CDS encoding P-loop NTPase family protein, giving the protein MATIYLIDGEKGGVGKSLFCRCLLHFLEQKKIAYKLIDTDPKPDVAQIYNGIKDIQFVASDEATVMYSQTAGEVDKIIDLAMKEDVIVNLPGKVHQQVKFWIEGNNLLDEDFIKESGVSFCKFFLSNGSDISLDLLEDSLQTYKGKLPHILVRNQGLKLDWSDITNSDRFLELKSKYQFLEIDFPGLRRTDIDFIDRKKQPFAQVMAQLPLLARQRVKTFLSDTMAAIEGTGKFTTSPTPATANKK
- a CDS encoding LuxR C-terminal-related transcriptional regulator, which produces MNETKTQSAIAYEFKLPSATVLLIKKDPFQRLGLCKILAKQESLTIYDCADSFKGLRLAQRYQPDIIILDLEILVSSNFKLYEQLIEQSPKAQLIVCGQKIDRETILKVYSISASYYFEDGDISKLLLAIASTFEGSIYVHPLTSHLLSNNLLMPVSSLGLDSLAPKELTALKHLITGKDYQEIGQTMCISSHTVRNYICGIVKKLGLKNRTQAVVVAVCGGLLAEIQ
- a CDS encoding ParM/StbA family protein, with protein sequence MNKRASKLTIVCDHGTSLTKVLYRVGRNGQPKQLTMDAQLLKLDVNVVENLQQTSGFGKPEHNAWLQTKGNSCYLVGRLAREYRASTSIKSLKYESIVPKILSVVGVIAVKENLSEQIKLDLALLLPLGESSNNSELEKELAEAIREFKFQGKTMGVDLQRYRCQPEGYGIASHLLKICSLESVQAQTFAVLMFGYRNTSLLLFKNGILSFDSSETTSLGFYNFSDRIIKKTSGLTREDIQSAIYTCRENIINHKTALGEERLITKIVVEELVKSRDKQRAEVEKARIETAINNSKIEYWQLLEGWLEEVIPTQRQLDRLIYTGGTSGFFRQELNDYLSVKYSENVEVSSTEELERELQLELNLSKISSNRFKQQQLPLRFADAWGLFVDFARYTSTYLNLPETSIELNIEKKLSVN
- a CDS encoding plasmid mobilization protein; this encodes MTKAKQNYRYKKEFKAARIDLRATPTEKAELQLKAKASGMSLGKYLIATGLNQKSTRITPAIDKALYLELCRQGNNLDRLARLHNTQAASGNYSKLHPDDRAMLEKIYNLLRQTLNQLQGRKVN
- a CDS encoding relaxase/mobilization nuclease domain-containing protein, with the protein product MIGKITTGSNFERLFKYLLKDNKQARILSGDRLLLEPDAKELASQFSWIASTRPTTKKPVKHISIGFAPTDGKVDVSTKVAISEAVVNGLGYTNNQWIAIAHGRNDPGHDWQHHHDHIHIVINAIDFNGERVSDSFDKTRLEKILRTLEAEHNLSPVVSSHECDRHRPKTNQIKRYQRESREYPDTAPEIPMMAKLEAAIDVVSRDRPTMTSFIARMQQLGIDVRPYITEKGRERISYRLGDFKVRGSKLHNGSFSKLISERGIDFDEVRDIPAIEAAYHGKSVEIDNKQSLSWERIDLDYWLPQSLKALANAHSIEKIWEIPDPKQWNKLQKTLLTRYGIPEHISAGLNEANLLSANAKGEPIWHKRSLLDSKDAHFWFEIKDRDERVETIVVTNSPVEAVSAYLVDRLVNKEDRPCLYLSLDRSEHLIKLDLTKFDTVVVNSRDKQLVSDRVSNLVIQKNDSSWQQSWLAHWNKVEAILKFEAKNTLIEKKPNKTMELEL
- a CDS encoding RES family NAD+ phosphorylase, whose protein sequence is MLLYRIAKSKYANDLSGEGARRAGGRWNYKGTPVVYTADSTALATLETLVHFPLNLTPKNRAISQRSAVRPATIELPDELPITTIDLADLPDNWATYPASNQLAEIGNDWIQKQETVAFCVPSSITPNAEGRNYILNPAHPDFTRVRIIKINEYRYDSRLFER